A single window of Leptolyngbya ohadii IS1 DNA harbors:
- a CDS encoding helix-hairpin-helix domain-containing protein: MRFLRTLSRYFLLTLTAAALIVGLNNCAAPSKPTASAPTATTSTALTADAADKININSAILSELDKLEAKLGIPALSNKIQASRPYGSTADLVSKGVITQAQYDQIQNMVTVEDIVLTGEAKDVDYLTKLGLMKGHMMIAEELLVLGQPEKAVPHLGHPVEEIYVDIQDQLGERNVPEFSDVLTRVQDLVKSKPNDPQVQSQFQAGMAAIDQAIAALPEADRQKPEFTLQVINEMLDTAAAEYTASISNGKISAEIEYQDSMGFVTYAKDTLFKGIESPLAQSNPGVDKTLKAKLAELAKAWTAPIPPAKPVMTADEVVAQVKAIEQASKPAIQ; the protein is encoded by the coding sequence ATGCGTTTTCTTCGTACCCTCAGCCGTTATTTTTTGCTTACTCTCACTGCTGCTGCGCTGATCGTTGGACTGAACAACTGCGCCGCGCCTTCCAAGCCAACCGCCAGTGCCCCGACTGCAACGACTTCGACTGCCCTCACCGCAGATGCCGCTGACAAAATCAATATCAACTCTGCCATCCTGTCTGAACTGGATAAGCTAGAGGCAAAGCTGGGCATTCCGGCACTGTCGAACAAAATCCAGGCGAGTCGTCCCTACGGCAGCACGGCAGATCTGGTCAGCAAGGGTGTCATTACCCAGGCGCAGTACGACCAGATTCAAAACATGGTCACGGTGGAAGATATTGTGCTGACGGGCGAAGCGAAGGACGTAGACTACCTGACCAAGCTGGGGCTGATGAAGGGTCACATGATGATTGCCGAAGAACTGCTGGTACTGGGACAGCCGGAAAAGGCAGTACCGCACCTGGGACATCCAGTGGAGGAAATCTATGTGGACATCCAGGATCAGTTAGGTGAGCGGAATGTGCCGGAATTCAGCGATGTTCTCACCCGCGTCCAGGATTTGGTGAAGTCTAAGCCGAACGATCCGCAGGTGCAGAGCCAGTTCCAGGCAGGCATGGCAGCGATCGACCAAGCTATTGCCGCCCTCCCAGAAGCCGATCGTCAGAAGCCCGAATTTACGCTCCAGGTAATTAACGAAATGCTGGACACTGCGGCGGCTGAGTATACGGCATCCATCAGCAACGGCAAGATTTCCGCTGAAATTGAATATCAGGACTCGATGGGCTTTGTCACCTATGCCAAGGACACGCTGTTTAAGGGCATTGAATCTCCGCTGGCGCAAAGCAATCCCGGTGTAGACAAAACCCTGAAAGCAAAGCTGGCTGAACTGGCAAAAGCCTGGACTGCTCCGATTCCTCCCGCAAAACCTGTGATGACCGCAGATGAAGTGGTAGCTCAGGTGAAGGCGATCGAGCAAGCATCGAAGCCTGCTATTCAGTAG
- a CDS encoding multicopper oxidase domain-containing protein, with product MSLPKWGNHRENPAKWSRRRFLQAGVAGVGIAGATLALHPWRAQSKVIIPPIPEGLPTNGNGISPMQFCREFDYGTLKQENGRTVREFQLIGKSTTVQLNDAVSFVTWNFNGRVPGPTLRAKEGDRVRIVFLNQGGHSHSIHLHGTHPAAVDGVKPVRNGNATIYEFDAVPYGVHLYHCHVSPISRHIGKGMHGMFIVDPKQGRPPADELVMVMGGYDVNDNGDHKNELYAFNGLPNYYMKNPIPVYQNQRLRLYVLNLIEYDPAVTFHLHANFFQVYPTGMTLKPAYESDVITMGTAERHILEFSYAEPGMYMFHPHQDTIAESGCMGMFDVMPRPS from the coding sequence ATGTCTCTTCCAAAATGGGGAAATCATCGGGAAAATCCGGCGAAATGGAGTCGGCGTCGCTTTTTGCAGGCGGGCGTGGCAGGCGTGGGCATCGCGGGGGCAACCCTGGCTTTGCATCCCTGGCGGGCACAGTCCAAGGTGATCATTCCTCCGATTCCCGAAGGTCTACCAACGAATGGCAACGGCATCAGTCCCATGCAGTTTTGCCGCGAGTTTGACTACGGCACGCTGAAGCAGGAAAACGGGCGTACAGTCCGCGAATTTCAGCTGATTGGCAAAAGTACAACTGTCCAGCTCAACGATGCGGTGTCCTTTGTCACCTGGAATTTTAACGGACGGGTTCCGGGGCCCACGCTGCGAGCCAAGGAAGGCGATCGCGTCCGAATTGTTTTTCTCAACCAGGGTGGACATTCCCACTCGATTCATCTGCACGGCACCCATCCGGCGGCTGTGGATGGCGTGAAACCTGTTCGCAACGGCAACGCCACGATTTACGAATTTGACGCCGTGCCCTACGGAGTCCACCTTTACCACTGCCACGTTTCGCCGATTTCGCGGCATATCGGGAAGGGGATGCACGGTATGTTTATCGTTGATCCGAAGCAGGGTCGCCCGCCCGCCGATGAACTGGTGATGGTGATGGGTGGCTATGACGTGAACGATAACGGCGACCACAAGAACGAGCTTTACGCCTTTAACGGTCTGCCCAACTACTACATGAAAAACCCGATTCCGGTGTACCAAAATCAGCGATTGCGGCTGTATGTGCTGAATTTGATTGAGTACGATCCTGCCGTTACCTTTCACCTGCACGCCAATTTCTTCCAGGTCTACCCCACGGGCATGACGCTGAAGCCTGCCTACGAGAGCGATGTGATTACGATGGGTACCGCAGAAAGGCACATTCTGGAATTTAGCTACGCCGAACCGGGAATGTATATGTTCCATCCCCACCAGGACACGATCGCCGAATCGGGCTGTATGGGAATGTTTGACGTGATGCCTCGCCCCAGTTAA
- the menA gene encoding 2-carboxy-1,4-naphthoquinone phytyltransferase — MTIKLVNSLPSPADERENKLQKKLWMAAIKPPMYSVAIMPIALGTAVAYAERQTLNPGIFLTFLVSAVLILGWENVSNDVFDSETGIDVNKHHSLVNLTRNKTLVFWIGNLLLVLGILGIVSIAWTQRDLTILGIILLCCGLGYVYQGPPFRLGYRGLGEILCFFAFGPLAVSAAYYSQTQSWSMGSLIASIILGISTSLILFCSHFHQVKDDLAAGKRSPIVRLGTLRSAQLLPWVCGILYALTLLFVGLGVFPLWTLLIFISLPTAYRLCTHVGENHDKPDRVNNCKFIAVNLHFWSGVLLCLGFALN, encoded by the coding sequence ATGACGATTAAGCTTGTTAACTCCCTTCCTTCTCCGGCAGACGAACGCGAGAACAAACTTCAGAAAAAGCTCTGGATGGCAGCAATCAAGCCGCCCATGTACAGCGTGGCAATTATGCCGATCGCCCTGGGAACGGCTGTGGCATATGCAGAGCGTCAAACGCTGAACCCGGGAATTTTCCTGACGTTTCTGGTTTCTGCGGTGCTGATTCTGGGTTGGGAAAATGTCAGCAACGATGTGTTTGATTCGGAAACTGGAATTGATGTCAACAAGCATCACTCCCTGGTCAACCTGACCCGCAACAAAACTCTGGTCTTCTGGATTGGCAACCTGCTGCTGGTGCTGGGGATTTTGGGCATCGTGTCGATCGCCTGGACGCAGCGAGATCTCACGATTCTGGGCATTATTCTTCTGTGCTGCGGATTGGGCTACGTTTACCAGGGACCGCCCTTTCGTCTGGGCTATCGGGGGCTTGGGGAAATCCTCTGCTTCTTTGCCTTTGGTCCGCTTGCCGTCTCCGCCGCCTACTATAGCCAGACCCAATCCTGGTCGATGGGTAGCCTGATCGCGTCGATTATTCTGGGCATCAGCACCAGCTTGATTCTCTTTTGCTCCCACTTCCATCAGGTCAAGGACGACCTGGCAGCCGGAAAGCGATCGCCCATTGTGCGCCTGGGAACCCTGCGATCGGCTCAGCTTCTCCCCTGGGTCTGCGGGATTCTTTATGCCCTGACCCTGCTGTTTGTTGGACTGGGTGTATTCCCCCTCTGGACGCTCCTCATCTTCATCAGCCTGCCCACTGCCTACCGCCTCTGCACCCACGTCGGCGAAAACCACGACAAACCCGATCGGGTCAACAACTGCAAATTCATCGCCGTCAACCTCCACTTCTGGAGCGGCGTCCTCCTCTGCCTGGGCTTCGCCCTCAACTAA
- a CDS encoding metal ABC transporter ATP-binding protein: protein MKMILISLLPVMLEVQRVSVNYRGTGALEDVSVTLAPGELVGLIGPNGAGKSTLIKAILGLVPLQTGRVLLKGMPLRRQRSQIAYVPQRSQIDWDYPITAWNVVMMAHTAKTGWFRRPTAQATRQTEAALAQVDMLHLKHRQIGELSGGQQQRVFLARALAQQADLLLLDEPFTGIDKKTEAIMLRVFTDLKQQGKTLLICSHEWGDSLHRYDRLLLLNQRLLADDQPQAVMTLENIQRAYGENVQSQRSKRSEVSFFC from the coding sequence ATGAAAATGATTCTCATATCTCTTTTACCTGTCATGCTAGAGGTGCAGCGAGTTTCTGTCAATTACCGGGGGACCGGTGCTTTAGAAGATGTGTCTGTGACGCTGGCTCCCGGTGAACTGGTGGGGTTGATTGGTCCCAACGGGGCAGGCAAAAGTACGCTAATCAAAGCGATTTTGGGACTGGTTCCCCTGCAAACCGGACGAGTTTTGCTCAAGGGAATGCCCCTCCGCCGCCAGCGCAGCCAGATTGCTTACGTGCCTCAGCGATCGCAAATTGACTGGGACTATCCCATTACCGCCTGGAATGTGGTGATGATGGCGCACACGGCAAAAACAGGCTGGTTTCGTCGTCCTACGGCTCAGGCAACCCGACAGACCGAGGCAGCCCTAGCGCAGGTGGACATGCTGCATCTCAAGCATCGGCAAATTGGTGAGCTTTCCGGCGGACAGCAGCAGCGAGTTTTTCTGGCGCGTGCCCTGGCACAACAGGCAGATCTCTTACTGCTTGATGAACCCTTTACCGGAATCGACAAAAAAACCGAGGCTATCATGCTGCGCGTCTTTACCGACCTGAAGCAACAGGGCAAAACCCTCCTCATTTGCAGCCACGAATGGGGCGATAGTTTACATCGCTACGATCGCCTCCTCCTCCTCAATCAGCGACTTCTAGCAGACGACCAGCCCCAGGCAGTGATGACTCTGGAAAACATCCAGCGTGCCTACGGCGAGAACGTCCAGAGCCAGCGATCGAAGCGATCGGAAGTTTCCTTTTTCTGCTAG
- a CDS encoding Eco57I restriction-modification methylase domain-containing protein — translation MREKFPSAALLRQVRAWQKAVLMEIKPQISLQNSPQINPQTNGQIPHEPESNLLEPLKVVRHLILILFVVRMLEQRHSGLISGLFSDATSGKIPGATSGANMAPSRSRKLSRTESFPEPLKNLQQEQLIYPRLVRLWRSLQPLFVGLPAKLELLPDLLLPDRLLRSILRRLEMAPLEIVPLEIAQNYAVPNYADPNHTDPNPFGLFCASLLGQVYETLLIDPTPEKPSHRTSSRKAQGIYYTPAPIVKFMVQQTIDRLLEFAGTEDSPLGAAPRGQTAVDQLPRLLDPACGGGAFLLEAYQRLLDWQLQRLVTHSSTKQDGLGQDELGQDGLVRDESGRWQLSWTMRQQVLQHCIYGVDLDPEAVTIAQISLWLKLLEGTLPNGSPDSLDKLPKLNGNLQVGNALLDEDAVPSQNSLNWEQAFPAVMRSGGFDGVIGNPPYLDSEQMMQSCPTWRPYCTTRYETAIGNWDLFCVFVEKALMLCRSGGMTSLIVPNKLASAPYAAKTRSLLMRHRLLFLRDYAQVSLFAASVYPLVYGVQKALPSQNPVRYEVMGNLTDIRRSGWLSQNVESSEACWQFAESAVHAQLIQRLQQFPTLETIAQVYGAATVGEAYRLQPWLQECDTPIPEDFRFINSGTIDRYTFRWGKKPTRYLGQIYQHPVLKGDRLQYLPVRRQQQAQQPKIIVAGLSQQLECVLDETGNLLPGKSTCIVLDLPEAIDWRYLLALLNSRLLTVHLRDYAGGNQLQGGYLRIGTAQLKQLPIALPDFTQAIDRQCYTEIIELVQSSLATNSSRFTGSADNLINSQTEITPKTDLQIEERIAHLYRLTDEEENVITHTSIQQGQ, via the coding sequence ATGCGCGAAAAATTCCCCAGTGCTGCGTTGCTCCGGCAAGTTCGGGCATGGCAGAAAGCCGTTTTGATGGAGATCAAGCCGCAGATCAGCCTCCAGAACAGTCCCCAGATTAATCCTCAGACCAACGGGCAAATCCCCCATGAACCCGAGTCGAACCTGCTGGAACCGCTCAAGGTCGTCCGTCACCTCATTCTGATTCTGTTTGTGGTGCGGATGCTGGAACAGCGGCACTCAGGGCTGATTTCTGGCTTATTTTCTGACGCAACTTCTGGCAAAATTCCCGGCGCAACTTCTGGCGCAAATATGGCTCCGTCACGGAGTCGAAAATTATCGCGAACAGAATCCTTTCCTGAGCCTCTAAAGAATCTACAGCAGGAGCAACTGATCTATCCGCGTCTGGTTAGACTCTGGCGATCGCTCCAGCCCCTTTTTGTCGGACTGCCTGCCAAGCTGGAACTCCTGCCCGATCTGCTGTTGCCCGATCGACTGCTGCGATCGATCCTTCGCCGTCTTGAGATGGCTCCTCTTGAGATTGTTCCTCTTGAGATCGCCCAAAATTATGCCGTCCCTAATTATGCTGACCCTAATCACACTGACCCCAATCCATTCGGGTTATTTTGCGCCAGCCTTCTGGGACAGGTTTACGAAACGCTGCTGATTGATCCCACGCCTGAGAAACCCTCCCATCGCACTTCTTCGCGCAAAGCTCAGGGCATCTATTACACGCCTGCGCCGATCGTCAAATTTATGGTGCAGCAGACGATCGATCGCTTACTGGAATTTGCGGGGACGGAAGATTCGCCTTTGGGGGCTGCGCCAAGGGGTCAGACTGCGGTGGATCAGCTTCCGCGTTTACTTGATCCTGCCTGTGGGGGCGGTGCTTTTTTGCTGGAGGCATATCAGCGATTGCTGGATTGGCAGCTTCAGCGGCTCGTAACCCACAGCTCAACAAAGCAGGACGGACTGGGGCAGGATGAACTGGGGCAGGATGGACTGGTGCGGGATGAATCGGGGCGATGGCAACTGTCCTGGACGATGCGCCAGCAGGTTTTGCAGCACTGCATTTATGGCGTTGACCTCGACCCAGAAGCGGTGACGATCGCTCAAATTTCGCTGTGGCTGAAGCTGCTAGAGGGGACGCTGCCCAATGGTTCGCCTGACTCGTTAGACAAACTGCCGAAGCTGAACGGAAATTTACAGGTGGGGAATGCCTTACTCGATGAGGACGCTGTGCCTTCTCAAAATTCTTTGAACTGGGAGCAAGCCTTTCCTGCCGTGATGCGATCGGGAGGGTTTGATGGGGTGATTGGCAATCCGCCCTATCTGGACTCGGAACAGATGATGCAGTCCTGTCCCACCTGGCGTCCCTACTGCACGACCCGCTACGAAACGGCGATCGGAAACTGGGATTTGTTTTGTGTCTTCGTTGAAAAGGCTTTAATGCTCTGTCGATCGGGCGGCATGACCAGTCTGATTGTGCCGAATAAGCTGGCATCGGCTCCCTATGCGGCAAAAACCCGATCGCTCTTGATGCGGCATCGGCTGCTGTTCCTCCGCGACTATGCTCAGGTGTCTCTCTTTGCTGCCTCTGTGTATCCACTGGTGTACGGTGTGCAGAAGGCATTACCGTCTCAGAACCCGGTGCGCTATGAGGTGATGGGCAACCTGACGGACATCCGGCGATCGGGCTGGCTGAGCCAAAATGTCGAGAGTTCTGAAGCCTGCTGGCAGTTTGCCGAATCTGCGGTTCATGCCCAGCTAATCCAACGACTACAGCAGTTCCCAACGCTAGAAACGATCGCCCAGGTCTACGGAGCCGCAACCGTTGGGGAAGCCTATCGGCTGCAACCCTGGCTCCAGGAATGCGATACGCCTATCCCAGAGGATTTTCGCTTTATTAACAGCGGCACGATCGATCGCTATACGTTCCGGTGGGGCAAAAAGCCAACCCGCTATTTGGGACAAATCTATCAGCATCCCGTCCTCAAAGGCGATCGGCTGCAATATCTCCCCGTTCGGCGGCAGCAGCAGGCACAGCAGCCCAAAATCATCGTTGCCGGACTCTCGCAGCAGTTAGAATGTGTGCTGGACGAGACGGGCAATCTACTCCCCGGCAAATCGACCTGTATTGTGCTGGATCTGCCTGAGGCGATCGACTGGCGATATCTGCTGGCATTGCTCAACAGTCGTTTACTGACGGTACACCTGCGGGACTACGCTGGCGGCAATCAGCTTCAGGGAGGCTATTTGAGAATTGGAACTGCCCAGCTTAAGCAGTTGCCCATTGCACTACCCGATTTTACTCAGGCGATCGATCGACAGTGCTACACAGAAATTATTGAACTGGTGCAGTCCAGCCTTGCCACAAACAGCAGCCGATTCACTGGCTCAGCGGACAATTTGATAAACTCGCAGACTGAAATCACCCCAAAGACGGATTTGCAGATTGAAGAACGGATCGCCCATCTCTACCGATTGACAGATGAGGAAGAAAATGTAATCACGCACACTTCAATCCAGCAAGGACAGTAA
- a CDS encoding GIY-YIG nuclease family protein: MPPSTLPSLTDLEYLPYLDDEGQLIDRPFGIGVYAIFDASKTLQYIGYSRDVTLSLKQHLVRQPQKCYWLKVQTIERPSRTLLEEIRTHWIGESGTTPPGNAAEELLWSQAIDAKAQMTTAEQSAYAASDDLERTKLLKQIARRVEAEVMIQLEQRGVKMPVRFDPKLKEEGLLSLKNQ; encoded by the coding sequence ATGCCCCCCTCCACCCTGCCAAGTCTCACCGACCTCGAATATCTTCCCTACCTGGATGACGAGGGTCAGCTCATCGATCGCCCCTTTGGAATTGGGGTCTATGCCATTTTCGATGCGTCAAAAACGCTGCAATATATCGGATACTCGCGAGATGTAACCCTAAGCCTGAAACAGCACCTTGTCCGGCAGCCGCAGAAATGCTATTGGCTGAAAGTGCAGACGATCGAGCGACCCAGCCGCACACTGCTAGAGGAAATTCGCACCCACTGGATCGGCGAAAGTGGAACAACGCCTCCCGGCAATGCCGCTGAAGAACTGCTCTGGAGCCAGGCGATCGACGCAAAGGCACAGATGACCACCGCAGAACAGTCCGCCTATGCCGCCAGTGATGACCTGGAGCGGACAAAACTTCTGAAGCAAATTGCCCGCCGCGTAGAAGCAGAAGTGATGATTCAGCTAGAACAGCGGGGCGTCAAAATGCCTGTACGCTTTGATCCAAAGCTGAAGGAAGAAGGGCTTTTGAGCTTGAAGAATCAATAA
- a CDS encoding metal ABC transporter permease, producing MLLEPLNYDFMRCAITISVLVGVLCPIVGSYLIVQRMALLGDVIAHAVLPGLAIAHFIGIEMLIGAFSFGILSTFVIAWIRSQSRVSVDAAMAITFASFFGLGITLLTLFRSRLDLLDLLFGDILSVTWEDVGRTAIISVVILVCIKLFYKELLFFTFDRVGAEASGLPVQWINLGMMAGITLTLIAGMKIIGVVLVVSLMVGPATTAYLLVKELHWMMILGAAIGVLCSVSGLYLSYFLDLPSGPTIALIVFAMFLLALLFSPSQGIVVRKLRSSKAG from the coding sequence ATGCTCCTCGAACCGCTCAACTACGACTTCATGCGCTGCGCCATCACCATCAGCGTTCTGGTTGGCGTTCTTTGTCCGATCGTCGGTTCCTATCTCATCGTGCAGCGGATGGCATTACTGGGGGATGTGATTGCCCATGCGGTTTTGCCAGGGTTAGCGATCGCCCATTTTATTGGCATCGAGATGTTGATTGGTGCGTTTAGCTTTGGTATTTTGAGTACGTTTGTGATCGCCTGGATTCGATCGCAGTCTCGCGTCTCGGTAGATGCGGCAATGGCAATTACGTTTGCCAGCTTTTTTGGTTTGGGAATCACCTTGTTGACTCTATTTCGCAGCCGATTAGATCTGCTTGACCTTCTATTTGGTGATATCCTCAGCGTCACCTGGGAGGATGTGGGACGAACTGCCATAATTAGCGTCGTGATTCTCGTTTGTATCAAACTTTTTTATAAAGAGCTTTTATTCTTTACGTTCGATCGTGTGGGTGCGGAAGCCTCCGGTTTGCCTGTGCAGTGGATTAACTTGGGCATGATGGCAGGCATTACCCTGACGCTGATTGCAGGAATGAAAATTATCGGCGTGGTGCTGGTGGTGTCGCTGATGGTGGGTCCGGCAACTACTGCCTATTTGCTGGTCAAAGAACTGCACTGGATGATGATTTTAGGCGCAGCGATCGGCGTCCTGTGCAGCGTTTCTGGACTGTATCTCAGCTATTTTCTCGATTTGCCCTCTGGTCCGACGATCGCCCTGATCGTGTTTGCAATGTTTTTGCTGGCATTGCTGTTCAGTCCCAGTCAGGGAATTGTGGTGCGTAAACTGCGCTCGTCGAAAGCAGGGTAG
- a CDS encoding arylamine N-acetyltransferase family protein: MDLTSATLTLPSTRIELDAYFQRIGLGNIGASLLGEDCRPTLETLRLIHRQHPIAIPFENLNPLLKQPVSLSLPSLQQKLIHQGRGGYCFEHNLLLRSVLLALGFQVKGLAARVRWNLPEEAQMPRTHMVLLTDIDGEPYIADVGFGGLGLTAPLHLAPNVEQETTHEPFRFIQQDDLYTMQVKLDQTWKSLYSFDLQEQQLPDYEVANWYVSTHPDSLFVNHLVVARPDEGCRYALRNNELSIHHLNGQTNGQTEKHRIQTIEELVTVLQDLFLITLPENDVLESVLDQIVKRA, from the coding sequence TTGGACTTAACTTCCGCAACCCTCACCCTCCCTTCAACCCGCATCGAGCTTGACGCCTACTTCCAGAGAATTGGTCTGGGCAATATTGGAGCATCCCTGCTTGGGGAGGATTGCCGTCCTACTCTGGAAACGCTGCGGCTCATTCATCGACAGCATCCGATCGCCATTCCCTTCGAGAATCTGAACCCTCTGCTCAAACAGCCGGTTTCCCTCAGCTTGCCCTCCCTTCAGCAAAAGCTAATCCATCAGGGGCGGGGCGGCTATTGCTTTGAGCATAACCTGCTGCTGCGATCGGTTCTCCTGGCGCTGGGATTTCAGGTCAAAGGTCTGGCGGCACGGGTGCGCTGGAATCTCCCTGAGGAGGCGCAAATGCCCCGCACCCACATGGTTCTCCTCACCGATATCGACGGGGAACCCTACATTGCCGATGTGGGATTTGGTGGACTAGGGTTGACTGCGCCCCTGCATTTGGCTCCCAATGTTGAGCAGGAGACGACCCACGAGCCATTTCGATTCATTCAGCAGGATGACCTCTACACGATGCAGGTCAAACTCGACCAGACCTGGAAATCGCTCTACAGCTTCGATCTTCAGGAGCAGCAGTTACCGGACTACGAGGTGGCAAATTGGTATGTGTCTACCCATCCCGATTCTCTATTTGTGAATCATTTGGTCGTGGCTCGCCCCGATGAGGGTTGCCGCTATGCGCTGCGGAACAACGAGCTTTCAATTCATCACTTGAATGGACAAACGAATGGACAAACAGAAAAGCATCGGATTCAAACGATCGAAGAACTGGTGACTGTCCTTCAGGATCTATTTCTGATCACCCTGCCCGAAAATGATGTTCTGGAAAGTGTGCTGGATCAGATTGTGAAACGGGCTTGA
- a CDS encoding FTR1 family iron permease, which produces MNFSTLLPTFIITLREGVEAALVVGIVLACLAKAKQSRLNKWVFLGIGAGIGASAVIAVLFGWLIQLLGAASPAAEPLMEGIFSLVAVVLLSWMLIWMTKQARSLKTNLEQGVSAALVSGASSAWAIFSLIFFAVLREGFETVVFIAAKFQEGIFPTLGAIGGLFVASGIGVLLFKFGVRLNLKRFFQIMGVLLLLLVAGLMVTALGHFDVVMQTLASQNRASESLCFYYEHFTRVHSCVLGPTVWDLAKVLPDDRFPGLLLSALFGYTQHLYQVQAIVYVLFLVTIGSIYFQSLGGRVFFPRLNLRRKGSSARS; this is translated from the coding sequence ATGAACTTCAGCACCCTACTTCCCACCTTTATCATTACCCTGCGCGAAGGGGTTGAGGCTGCGCTAGTGGTCGGCATTGTGCTGGCTTGTCTGGCAAAGGCGAAGCAGTCTCGCTTAAATAAGTGGGTGTTTCTGGGGATTGGGGCGGGAATAGGCGCAAGTGCAGTGATCGCCGTGCTGTTTGGCTGGCTGATTCAGCTTTTGGGGGCAGCGAGTCCGGCGGCAGAACCTCTGATGGAAGGCATTTTTAGCCTCGTTGCGGTCGTTCTGCTGAGCTGGATGCTGATCTGGATGACAAAACAAGCCCGATCGCTGAAAACCAATCTGGAGCAGGGCGTTTCGGCGGCACTGGTGAGCGGAGCCAGTTCTGCCTGGGCAATTTTTAGCCTGATTTTCTTTGCCGTCCTGCGCGAAGGGTTTGAAACTGTCGTCTTCATTGCCGCCAAATTTCAGGAGGGGATTTTTCCCACGCTGGGGGCGATCGGCGGATTATTTGTCGCGTCGGGAATTGGCGTACTGCTGTTTAAGTTTGGCGTCAGGCTGAACCTGAAACGGTTCTTTCAAATTATGGGGGTGCTGCTGCTGCTGCTGGTTGCCGGACTCATGGTAACGGCTCTGGGTCATTTTGATGTGGTGATGCAAACCCTTGCCAGTCAAAACCGCGCCTCGGAATCCCTCTGTTTTTACTACGAACACTTTACCCGCGTGCATTCCTGCGTGTTGGGTCCCACAGTCTGGGACCTGGCAAAAGTGTTACCGGACGATCGCTTCCCGGGACTGCTGCTGAGTGCGCTGTTTGGCTATACGCAGCACCTTTATCAAGTACAGGCGATCGTGTATGTGCTGTTTCTGGTGACGATCGGCAGCATTTATTTCCAGAGTTTGGGCGGGCGGGTCTTCTTTCCCAGGCTAAATTTGAGACGGAAAGGCAGCAGCGCACGCAGCTAA
- a CDS encoding metal ABC transporter substrate-binding protein: MAIHCRKAIVAPRSALFALSLAIGMASCTPATQQIGSSPSSSPTGQSSPTASPQADRPAVVATTSLLCDVTRQIARDAIDLTCLMPPNQDPHVYKATPSDRRAIETADLVLYGGYSYEPELIRIVQATQTPAPKIAVYEAAVPDPLMGQPHEHDHGEAEAHDHDHAGETAGEAAGETDGEASIPDPHVWHSATNGTKIVEVVEAQLAKLLPDRAAEFQQNTATLTGELTEIDGWIKTQVAKVPAPARQLVTTHNAFQYFAKAYGFTIKGALDGLSTEEKPSAARLAELVDTVKNSGVKAIFSETTTNPKLIESVARSANVQVAEQPLFIEGPGGEGTSAPNYQAMLVENTCTVVNALGGNCDRSPVQP; this comes from the coding sequence ATGGCGATTCACTGCCGTAAAGCTATTGTTGCGCCCCGCTCGGCATTATTTGCGCTATCTCTGGCGATCGGGATGGCAAGCTGTACTCCTGCTACTCAGCAGATTGGATCATCTCCGTCCTCCTCTCCCACAGGTCAGTCCAGCCCTACGGCATCTCCCCAAGCCGATCGTCCTGCTGTGGTGGCAACCACCAGCCTGCTCTGTGATGTGACGCGCCAGATTGCCAGAGATGCGATCGACCTTACCTGCCTAATGCCGCCGAACCAAGACCCTCACGTTTATAAGGCAACTCCTTCCGATCGAAGGGCGATCGAAACCGCAGATTTAGTACTGTATGGCGGCTATAGCTACGAACCGGAACTGATTCGCATTGTGCAGGCAACCCAGACCCCAGCCCCAAAAATTGCAGTGTACGAGGCGGCAGTTCCCGATCCGCTGATGGGTCAACCGCATGAACACGATCACGGCGAGGCAGAGGCGCACGATCACGATCATGCCGGAGAAACTGCCGGAGAAGCCGCTGGAGAAACCGATGGGGAAGCCTCCATTCCCGATCCGCACGTCTGGCACAGTGCAACCAATGGCACAAAAATCGTGGAGGTTGTTGAGGCACAGCTTGCCAAGCTTCTGCCCGATCGCGCAGCGGAGTTTCAGCAAAACACAGCTACCCTGACCGGAGAACTCACCGAAATTGATGGGTGGATTAAAACCCAGGTTGCAAAGGTGCCTGCTCCGGCGCGTCAGCTCGTGACAACGCACAATGCGTTTCAATACTTTGCGAAGGCATACGGATTTACGATCAAGGGTGCCCTGGACGGTTTGAGTACGGAGGAAAAACCTTCGGCGGCAAGGCTGGCGGAACTGGTAGACACGGTTAAGAACAGCGGCGTGAAAGCTATCTTCTCGGAGACAACCACGAACCCTAAGCTCATCGAATCCGTTGCCCGCAGCGCAAATGTCCAGGTCGCAGAGCAGCCGCTTTTCATCGAAGGTCCGGGCGGCGAGGGAACCTCTGCCCCCAACTATCAGGCGATGCTGGTGGAAAATACCTGTACGGTGGTGAATGCCCTGGGCGGAAACTGCGATCGCTCTCCGGTTCAGCCGTAG